The region TGCCTGCTGCCTTGCTAGCAAGACATTGGCTACAGTGTGTATTgggattataataaaaaaaaaaatttgaaagcAGATTATTGTACAACCTCGTCATGAGAAATTCATTTCCCTCATATTTGCTTCTTTCATCCCTTAGCCCTGCATAATTTACTGACAATTGTTCAATCCATTACGAATTTCATGTCATTCTCTCCTACCAAAAACAACATTGCCACTAGCTTCGTGTTGGATCATTGATTTACGGGGCTCGTGTTTGTTGGAAATTGAATCAATTGATTTCGAAATTAATTTCGAGTTTGTTAGAACTATAAGAGAAATGTCAGAGTACCAAAAGCGTTTCCGAAAACGTTCCTAAATATTGAGTTGTCGCAATTATAGTGATTGTCTACTCATTAATGAAATGGACCCCTCGTGCAATAATATGAGTTCCACAAATGAAATAACGTCATGTGTCATTTGGGAACATTTTTTTGATCGTTTTCGGGGTACATAATATTGCTCAAACTATATACTAATACTTTATAGTAGTAGTAATTAGCATATTTGTACAGAGGTTGCATTCCTGGCCTGGTACTTTTACCATCAGACAAGATATCAGTAACATTAATAAAAGAGGCTGCCTGTAAAAATAAAGGAGTATATATACGTCTTAGACTTCGAAACAAATAGAGTTAGAGCTTAGAAAGGCATCAATGGATATATTAGAAAATCAGTGCTTGGAGAATGGATTCTCGCATCCAAGTGAAACGAAAGGAAAGGTTATAACTTGTAAAGGTACGTGCCTACATACTTGCAGCTTACACTCTTATGATACCATATGAACTGATCTTTTTCTGATGAATAATGTAACTGGTGTATATGATATAGCTGCTGTGGCATGGGGACCGGGACTTCCATTGGTGGTGGAAGAAATATGGGTCGAACCGCCTCGCGAAATGGAGGTTCGAATAAAGATACTCTTTACTTCTATATGTCACACGGCCCTTAGTGCTTGGAAAGGCGAGGTCAGTGCGGATTTTTAATTTCTTGGTTTTAGGAGAACTGATAACTTAACAGTTAGTTGTACACGTTTATAGACGTTTATTTATTGATGCGTATAATTTGGCTGTTGCAGAATGAAGCTCAGCGAGTGTATCCTCGAATCTTCGGCCATGAGGCCTCCGGGTAAATACATGTCGAATAAATAGAGTATAAGGAAGAATTATGTGTATATAGTGATGGAATTAAATGGAATAGTACATTGTGTCTGCAGGGTGGTGGAGAGTGTGGGGGAAGGGGTGGAAGATTTAGAACAAGGGGATCATGTGATTCCGATATTTAACGGAGAGTGTGGGGAGTGCATCTAATGCAAATCAGCGAAAACGAATAACATGTGTGGCAAGTACAGGGTGAATGCGTTGAAGAGTGTGATGGTGAATGATGGAAAGACAAGGTTCTTCACTAAGGAAGGGAGGCCTATTTACCATTTTCTCAACACCTCAACTTTCTCTGAATATTCGGTTATCGATTCGGGTTGTGTTGTCAAGATACATCCTAAGGCTTCTCTCAAATCTATGACCTTGCTCAGCTGTTGCCTCTCAACAGGTACCTCTGTTATTTCAGATTCTGGTATTAGCACATAAACATGATTTACTTTCACTCTTCAAGTCAGAAAAGTTATAAGTGTTCCATTACAGATCATTTGTGTTTATACATTACATAATCTTTATTTAACTTTTAATGTTCATCAAATGTGTTAAGGTCTAGGAGCTGTATGGAACACTGCCAATGTTGAAGCTGGCTCAAGCATTGCTGTTTTCGGTTTGGGTTCCGTGGGACTCGCGGTATGTATAAATTCCAACAAATTAAAGAAAATGTATTCTTAATCTCGATAAATGAATACGTTTTTACAATATTATGAGTTTTCATTTTCGAGATCAAAATTTAATCTAATTTCAGAATAGCTGGGGATGTGCATGCTTGTGGGCTAGTTACTAGACTAGGTAACTACTTTTAACAACAAAGAGTTGGTGCAGTGGTCGAGTTCTTGATTTCTCTAAAAGATGTCAAGGTTCTATTTCTGACCCGTACGTGAGTTTAACTATAAAAAAACTAATTTTATTGATATAAGTACAAAAATCATGAAGTTGGTTGGGTGACAGGTGGTGAGTAAACCTAATTTATTTTCCAGCTACCAGTCATATAGACCTTCTTCTGCCGCTAGTGTTCATTGTTCATATGTGATCATTAGTTGTGTGTGTTTATACTTTAGAAATATGAACGTGATTGGATGAGTTCATGATTTAAATTTATAAATCCATTTCATAACCTTGATCATCTTACATTATACAAATTTAGGTACAGATGATATACTTGCGTACTACTCACTTCTTGAttaagagagaaagagagattaAACTTGATTTAGATGAGTACCTAACGAGAAATTGCCTTAATTAGCTCATTTGAAAACTGAAGACGAAATTAATTGAAGAAAATGACCAGAAACCAAATATAAGGCATCAGAATTAGATCAAATTAATGTTTTTGGTTCTGCACTAATGATTTTGATGAGTAGTTGATCTAATTTCAGTCTCTGAAATATATCGAAAGGATGTTTATATAAATTTCATTATGCAGGTTGTTGAAGGAGCTCGCACCAGGGGAGTCTCTAAAATCATAGGAGTTGATATTAACCCTGACAAATTTATCAAGGGTAACTTTCTTTACATTTTTCTGCTAATTTTGAAGGGTAATTAAGAGGACTTAATCCTAACAGTTTATGTACGACGTGACTGATAATACGTAGGGAAGGCAATGGGAATGACTGATTCTATAAACCCTGGAGAGCTTAACATGTCTGTGCATGAGGTGAGCTTATAGCTCCAGGTTTTGGGCAGCAGGCGTAAAATGTAGCAAGATTGAGTCGCGTCAACTAAACTCTGAGATACTAAGAATATTATTTCACATACTGAGCTTTAGTATTGGTTAAATGCAGAAAATAAGAGAAATTAGTGGAGGTGGTGTGGATTACAGCTTTGAGTGTGCAGGGAATGTGGATGTTCTCCGCGAGGCTTTCCTGTCAACACATGATGTATGTTATGCAGAACATTTGTTCTCACAGTTTTCCAGTTCTCATAGATTGATGTTTCTATGTGATGCAGGCATGGGGATTGACAGTAGTGTTAGGAGTTCATCCCACCCCAAGATTGCTGCCACTTCATCCAATGGAACTATTAGACGGACGGAGTATAATAGGATCGGTGTTTGGAGGCTTCAAGGGCAAATCACAGCTCCCTCACATTGTCCAGGAATGCATGACTGGGGTTAGTCACTAACTCATGGTACCATATATATCACTAGCTACTACCTCCAATGTACAATACTTATAAACTTTTTAAGTGCAATGCAGGCGATAAAAGTGGATGGTTTCATAACACACGAGCTTCCCTTTGGCAAGATCAACGAAGCTTTTCAGTTGCTTATCGATGGCAAATCCTTGAGATGCGTCCTCCACCTTTGAACTGGTTATCATTTTGTCACCACAGCCGCAGATTCAAAGCATTGCCCTAGTGTAATTAAGCATTTCGCCTAGAAATTTATAGTACTTGATAAATATCTATTGAATCTTATACCAGAATAAATGTGCTACAGAGAACAAATGTGCTATAGAGAATCTGAGTTGTTGTAATTATTTGCCTGTCTTGCTAGCAAAACATTGCCTAGGAGTGTTAATTTATAGTCCGGGTTTAATGGTGCACATGTGACCACTTTATGCAGCCATTCTTGATACAAGAGTTGAAGTTTTAAACTACTAGATAATCTAAGATTAAACTAATATGTTCTGGTTGCCAGTCTGCTTGTCAGGCAACAAGAAGATTTGTGTAGAATAATCATAAAAAAGATTCTGTTATATTATTTGTTGATCACTGCAGATTATTAATAGTACATTGCTGTCTTCCATTTCACTTCACTGCAACTCTACAAGATCCAGTGAAGTAAACACATGACTGAATATATGTTTATTGTAAAAACCATGAAGAGCAGAATCATAAAAACATTAAAACCTTAAAGCAAGATCAGAATTATTAAGATTGTACTGCTTCTCTTCCTCAATGAATTCCTCTCTTTGATCTGCGGAAGTTATTTCCAGATGCTAAGCCTTTGATTCTACGTTCTTACCACTAATAAGTTATACGAGATGCAAAAAACTGTCTAGAAAGATACTTGTTTCACCTCGCATTATTGCATTATTAGAGGTACGAGAGGCAAAAATGTATCTGCAGCGATACCTTTTTACCTCTTATAAGCAACCCCAGATATTCTCATCCAAAAAAAATAGAAAGTAAAGAAAAAAGAATTACAAAGAATATTGTGGTGGCATAAAAGCAATGTTGAAACGAGAATCTCAGCTTTTCCAGCACCAAGGTGTACATAACTAAATACTGGGGAAATGGTTAACTAATAATCTCGCTCTATCCCCTCCTACTGAAGTTTTTGCAAAGATTCTGAGGCTGTTCGCGATAAGTTAACAAGTTATCCTCCCCATTCCCCCTCCTTTCGATACTGAAATTTCTACAAATATTAGACCACAACAATGCGGAGCAACATAGAACCTACCAGGAACCATAAGAACAATAGTATGCTGCTGCTCGAAGCAAACCTTCCCTGACATTTGAAAAAAAAAAAGTTTAGTTAGGAACCGAACATTATCATTCTTATTCTATATAAACCTTAGCCGTGCAGAGATTAGATTCATTTGAAATGACGATTCAATTTACGATTCAATCCTAAATAACAATTGCGATGTAAGGAACATATCATATACATTTgaattcaacttataagtcacTTAGCTAAAGGGACCCTAGAACATCTTCGACATGGATCATCTGCAGTTTCTATAATGCTTACGATTTTCAAATTCATTTGTCGCTTAACTCAAGGGACCCTAAAAAACATCTGTTAGGTAAAAACAAGTGTTAGACAGACTGTTAGGTAGCTATTGAATACATTTACGGTAGTAGAAGTTATAAATGGGTCATTTTCACTGTTACAAAGTAGATAAGATAGATCTATCATCTGTGTACGTTATTATTGCTTTTGGCCAGCTTCGATCTGTCCTTCTTGTCACTTGCACAATGTGACGACGCCTAATAAAACCAAAATCCCCCTGCTAACTACACTACTTTATCTACACAGTGCCGTCACCTCCTTTGGATTGATTTACAAGATAAAAAGAGAAACTTCATGAACCATACTGTGTTAAGTGACCAGTTCTTACGTATCGATCACAAAACTTATCTAATTACTTGAAATAGATTTAGAGTTCGATTTTCGACTACAAAAGTTAAAATCGAACAAATACGTATTTCTATCGCTTCAAATTATAATATTGCTTCGGTAGAAGTTAAACTTAGTCGGTGAAATATAAAAATTCGGGAAAATTGACAGTTTTACTAAATTCTAAACAAGATGATGTCCAACTAGAACACTTCCAAATTAACAAACAAGTCTACTTTAGCTTCTATAGCTGTCATTCCTTGCGTGTGTAAATTACAACCATCCGTTTCTCATCATAAACGTGTAGTGCCTTTCCTATTTACATCTTTTAATCCCACTACATTGTCAATAAAATTTTAAGTACTGGTCCCAATTTTAATTACTACACAACTGCAGCTTGTTCAATCAGATTAACATGACTTAAACACAGATAAGTAACACAGTTCCTGTCCTAAAACCAGTGAACAACAATAAAACATGTGAAAATAGTATGCTAAATGAAAATTAAAGGGGATTTAGTGAACTAACCGTGCCCGAAGAAATCGATAAGTAACCGTTTGATGAAGAAGTAGGGGGATCTGGCATTATAATGCTGGTATTGTTCTTAGCAGGAGTTGAACCAGAATTGCTTGTTGTGTTGCCAATGTTGCTGGAAATGCCGAGTGAATAGGCAGGAGTTCCGTCTGGTTTAAAAAGTCCGTAATTTCGCTCTGAAGTTGGGCCTGGTTTCAAATTCTCATTAAACAGAGCAAAAACATAGATGTTTAGATCAGAATTAGGCCTGAGAGGAGTTCCCTTTTTTTGTGCAATTAGCTTAATAAGATTAGCATTGTATTTTTTTGCATTTTCGGGTGAGGCTCCTACTTCATCCTGGTCCCCTTTCGAAGGCCATCCTGTTTCTGAGATCTGAACAGGGAGTTTCTTGTAGCCTAAAGCAGATAAGGCAGAGTAAACAGCGTCTATTTGGGCGAAAAGCATGTTGTCGTAGTGGAGATTGGTAGCTGGATCTATCGTTCCAGGGTTAGGCTGGAAGAGAACATAGTCTAATGAAACCTGTTTCGGGCTTCCTTTGTAAGCGAAAAAAGGATAAGCGTTGATCAAAAAAGGCGAGCCTGTTTTGACCAAAAATGACAAGATCTGAGCGACACAGCCGCTCAGATCTTGTCTAAACGCACCCGCGGAAGGCGGGTACGAAGTCTGGAGAACACCTAAGGAATGAGCAGTTGTTACACATACTTGCTTATCCAAATTTAATGTGACTAATGCAGTGTGAATGCTCTGCATAGCAGGGAGCAAGCAGCCGGAAAGCGAGGTGTCGTTAAATGTCAACACCTCGTTTCCGACTGCAATGGCAGTAATTTTAGTAGCAGGAAGATAACATTTGACATTTGTTGTCACCCAGTCAAGTGCTTTCTGTGGATCTCGCATTTTAGATAAGTACTCATTGCCTAATCCAACAATAAACTCGACACCAGTGTTAGCGAAAGCCTTAAGTACTTTCGGGTCAGCATCGTAGAGCTTAACTTTGGTAGCACCGATAGATTTCAGCAATGGCACAACATTTTCTGGAGTTGGGAGATTGTTAGCAATTTGGCCGTAGTTTATGCCAAGACAAGACGCCCGCAACACGAACACTCCTGCGGTTCACAAGTTACGGTTCAACACGACACGAAAAAAACACGAAAAAATAAGATGAAAGGTTAAGTTTAAGTACCTGAAATGAGTAGCATGAAGAGGAGTAAATTTGATGCCATGGCTGGTGGAAACTATGCTGAGGAGGAGTGTGTGTTTTAGCTTTTGCTTTGGTAATAATATTAGGAGGGGGCTCCCATCACTCTACTAGTCTACTTATGAGTTGAAATACAGCCGTTACATGTTACTTTGGTCCCACGTGGAAGTAGAGTTTGGTTGGAAAATTTGGCAAATATTCCATGACAATTAAATTAAGGTTAGTTATCAAGTTGACTATTATATAATTAATCAAGTTTAGaatttattattgataatttcaGGATTTCAAATTGGTCAATTTCAAGTAGTTGAGTTTAACATTGGTCATTTTTCAAATCGTTCATAAGTTAAGGACATCTCAAAATTATTATCAAAAATTAACATTTTTGTATGAAAAATGGATAATTTGATACCCCAAATTTATTCAGTGATAAATTTAAAATTTCACTATTTATATAATGATAATTTTGATACTTAATTCATTAAATTAATATTGCTATCGAAATGGTTAGTAATTTAATTATTCTTGACTCATGGTTTAAGGGGTTGTCTTTTTTCTATGTGCGAGTCTTTGGTTAAAGTGTGCTGCATTAATATTTATCACACTTTTCTATAAATATTACATGCAAATGAATTGAAGGTGATTAATACAGTTGAAAAAGTAGATAATTTGAGACAATGCAATTTTTGTGATTTATAAAAACTATTTTTTATGGTCCTCCGGATACAAGTTTGTTACTCCTTCCATCTTACTTCCATCTTATTTCAATAGTACACtttgtaaaataaaaaaattcaaaatatttgtcATTTTCTTTGATGCGTgcaaatttttataatttcaatattaaCTAAAATACCCTACTCATAAATGTCATTGTATAGAAATTCAAAATGCACGTTATTTTATAGtttttgtgtgtatatatatgtgtacatttatttttttattggAGTATGTGTAATTATAGTAATGTGTAAAAACTAAGTTGTATTATTGTGTGAGAGCAAGAAATTTTATCAGTATCTCtctaaattttaaatatgaaCTGTGCTTTATAAGAAGGTTTTGGAACGAGAATAATTACAGTTTTCAAATATacaattttgaaaattaaaatattttttttaaaaaaattgaaatatttatGTTTGTATACTTTTTACTATAACtattttatttataagattttgtAAATAAAATCATACAAGATATATATACAACTTGCAAACATAACCTAAGAAACGAGCCATTAAAATACTGCTTTTTCTAAATTTGTTTGCAATTTTATcatcttttaaaaataattgcAAAAATAAGGTTTACAACTAAAATTAGCCATATATGTAATTTCTCTTAAAATGTAGTAAAAAAAATTTGGTTGCACCGTAGGTTGCATCGGTTTCATTTGAGCTTTCATCTATTGCAGCGTGCAAAATCATATTTTaggaaaaaaaaatgaaaaattgtgtttttgtaaattaaaattttaaaaagttgTAATTTTATAGAAAAAAAAACATATTTTTGAAAAAACCTACTCCCTCCGTACCACGGGTTGTTTACGTTACTTTTCGGCACacatttttttttctgaataaaagtttaatgtttaaatttttattaaaaaaaattaaaaaaaatattatgaaactatactttataaaAGTCTTGAAATGCGTGACGTAAACATCACAGTGGACTGGAGGAGTATTATTCAAGATCCATCTAATAATAATGgatgaaaaatataaatatattgatttagtaaaaatattaaattcaaattttcaACTTAGGCTTTAGTTATCGATAACTTAATATTATATTCCCAATGTATTGCATATAATAACGCACAAACGTTTTCAAGTTAAAACTATTAAAAATTCTCAAAAAAAAAAGTTAAAACTATTAAACTAGTTTTTTGTAAGGAAAGGAGTTGTTTTTCATGTTGTAAGTTGTAAACATACATATTATTTTCTATTTTCTATTTTCTACTAGCGCCTTTTTTCAAATGAATTATGTATATGTCACACACATTACACATAACTCCAACTCCggaaagaaataaaataaataatacaGATGCGTCTTCCAGAGCAGACATATTCATCTTCTAATATTTACAGTGAATCTCTGCATTTTTACAAAAGAAAATGATGAATTAATTATTTTTGACGTTTTCTTGATGATTTTTAGAAAAAAAGATTGTGAAAAATCTACGTGTGACCAAATTTCTTTTTCACATTTGAAAAATTagaagagaaaaaaaaatcattttcattATTTCATACAATCGGGAACAGATCTCTAAAATGCTCTTGTTACCTTGTATTTTCCATTATTGAAagattattaattt is a window of Apium graveolens cultivar Ventura chromosome 11, ASM990537v1, whole genome shotgun sequence DNA encoding:
- the LOC141697028 gene encoding glucan endo-1,3-beta-glucosidase 11, with the protein product MASNLLLFMLLISGVFVLRASCLGINYGQIANNLPTPENVVPLLKSIGATKVKLYDADPKVLKAFANTGVEFIVGLGNEYLSKMRDPQKALDWVTTNVKCYLPATKITAIAVGNEVLTFNDTSLSGCLLPAMQSIHTALVTLNLDKQVCVTTAHSLGVLQTSYPPSAGAFRQDLSGCVAQILSFLVKTGSPFLINAYPFFAYKGSPKQVSLDYVLFQPNPGTIDPATNLHYDNMLFAQIDAVYSALSALGYKKLPVQISETGWPSKGDQDEVGASPENAKKYNANLIKLIAQKKGTPLRPNSDLNIYVFALFNENLKPGPTSERNYGLFKPDGTPAYSLGISSNIGNTTSNSGSTPAKNNTSIIMPDPPTSSSNGYLSISSGTGRFASSSSILLFLWFLVGSMLLRIVVV